A stretch of the Bradyrhizobium arachidis genome encodes the following:
- the fliR gene encoding flagellar biosynthetic protein FliR, with protein sequence MRIDISLLPALAAAFMLAFARVGAMVMLLPGLGETNIPTRVKLSIALLLTLIILPLHRNAYNVDMNSITSLLVLMMHEIVIGIVLGATARVTLAALQVAGAIIAQQMGLGFVTSVDPTQGQQGVLVGNFLTMLGVTLLFATDSHHLVIAALNDSYKIFAPGETMSSGDVASLATRAFSSAFRLGLQLSGPFLVFGLVFNIGLGVLARLMPQMQVYFVGVPLSIFAGFLVLGVVIAAMMGTFLDYFIGVMHQMMPLK encoded by the coding sequence ATGCGCATCGACATCTCGCTGCTGCCGGCGCTTGCCGCGGCCTTCATGCTCGCCTTCGCCCGGGTCGGCGCGATGGTGATGCTGCTGCCGGGTTTGGGCGAGACCAACATCCCGACCCGTGTGAAACTGTCGATCGCGCTGCTCCTGACGCTGATCATCCTGCCGTTGCACCGCAACGCCTACAATGTCGACATGAACTCGATCACCTCGCTGCTCGTGCTGATGATGCATGAGATCGTGATCGGCATCGTGCTCGGCGCAACTGCGCGCGTGACGCTCGCAGCCCTCCAGGTCGCCGGCGCCATCATCGCGCAGCAGATGGGGCTCGGCTTCGTCACCTCGGTCGATCCGACCCAGGGCCAGCAGGGCGTGCTGGTCGGCAACTTTCTCACCATGCTGGGCGTGACGCTGCTGTTCGCCACCGACAGCCATCATTTGGTGATCGCCGCGCTCAACGACAGCTACAAGATCTTTGCCCCCGGCGAGACCATGTCGAGCGGCGATGTCGCCTCGCTCGCCACGCGCGCGTTCTCATCGGCGTTCCGGCTGGGGCTGCAGCTTTCCGGACCGTTCCTGGTGTTCGGCCTCGTCTTCAACATCGGGCTCGGCGTGCTGGCGCGGCTGATGCCGCAGATGCAGGTCTATTTCGTCGGCGTCCCGCTCTCGATCTTTGCGGGCTTCCTGGTGCTCGGCGTCGTGATCGCGGCGATGATGGGTACCTTCCTCGATTACTTCATCGGTGTCATGCACCAGATGATGCCGCTCAAGTAA
- a CDS encoding tetratricopeptide repeat protein, translating into MTARDSVVQAVTLILIIVLSGSSGLAQKPKKDGALKNIELCNGSDRVSPEARIDGCTAFIDAGEGTANGFAIAHNNRGNAYSATTDYERAIKDFDEAIRLNPNYAKAFNNLGVVYLRKGAYDRAIGAFEEALKLNPNYGAAFANRAQAYLKSNAYDRAARDYDEAIRLDPNLGSAWSGRCWARAVLDALQAALEDCDRALQSESNNAAAYDSRALIYLKMGRLSAAIDDYNSALRFAPKLASALYGRGVARLKLGDRAGGDTDISAATRIEAGIGEDFARYGVPRSD; encoded by the coding sequence ATGACCGCGAGAGACAGTGTCGTCCAGGCAGTGACGCTCATTCTCATCATTGTGTTGTCCGGTTCTTCGGGCTTGGCGCAGAAGCCGAAGAAGGATGGCGCTCTCAAGAACATTGAACTGTGTAACGGCTCCGATCGCGTGTCGCCCGAAGCTCGGATCGATGGCTGCACAGCGTTCATCGATGCGGGCGAGGGGACGGCAAACGGCTTCGCTATCGCTCACAACAACAGGGGTAATGCCTATAGCGCCACAACCGACTACGAACGTGCGATCAAGGATTTCGATGAAGCGATCAGGCTCAATCCAAATTATGCGAAAGCCTTCAACAATCTCGGCGTGGTTTATCTGAGAAAAGGCGCGTATGACCGGGCCATTGGCGCTTTCGAGGAGGCGCTCAAGCTCAACCCAAACTATGGCGCCGCTTTTGCCAACCGTGCGCAAGCCTATCTGAAGAGCAATGCGTACGACCGCGCCGCGCGGGACTATGACGAGGCAATTCGCCTAGATCCGAATCTGGGGTCGGCGTGGAGCGGACGCTGTTGGGCCCGAGCCGTCCTCGACGCTTTGCAGGCTGCGCTGGAAGACTGCGACAGGGCGCTTCAATCGGAATCAAACAACGCCGCAGCATACGATTCGCGAGCTCTGATCTACCTGAAGATGGGTCGGCTCTCCGCGGCTATCGATGACTACAATTCAGCACTGCGGTTCGCGCCCAAGCTGGCGAGCGCGCTTTACGGGCGCGGGGTTGCCAGACTCAAGCTGGGCGACAGAGCTGGCGGCGACACCGATATCTCGGCGGCAACACGAATCGAGGCCGGAATCGGCGAAGACTTTGCCCGCTATGGCGTACCGCGGAGCGACTGA
- the flgB gene encoding flagellar basal body rod protein FlgB gives MSINDLPVLSALRTKMQWHQERQRVLSENVSNSDTPRFRPRDLVEPKFDKAGAVTGSMGPLAMARTSASHMGPSGAQSSFDQNKNAGFETRPAGNAVNLEEEMMKVAANQMDYAAATSLYSKSLHLLKTALGKG, from the coding sequence ATGTCCATCAACGACCTCCCGGTGCTCTCGGCGCTTCGCACCAAGATGCAGTGGCACCAGGAACGCCAGCGCGTCCTGTCCGAGAACGTCTCCAATTCCGACACCCCCCGATTCCGGCCGCGCGACCTGGTCGAGCCCAAATTCGACAAGGCCGGAGCTGTGACCGGCTCGATGGGACCCCTGGCGATGGCGCGCACCAGCGCTTCGCACATGGGGCCGTCGGGTGCGCAGTCGAGCTTCGACCAGAACAAGAATGCAGGCTTCGAGACCCGTCCCGCCGGCAACGCCGTCAATCTCGAGGAAGAGATGATGAAGGTCGCGGCCAACCAGATGGACTACGCGGCGGCGACCTCGCTCTACTCCAAGAGCCTGCATCTGCTGAAGACCGCGCTCGGGAAAGGCTAG
- a CDS encoding FecR family protein, with translation MVAGFVLALSSFLPSAARAQTESAKPAVGSSSSKPIGKVVAATGSVTIEHAGAVVVQAGVSGEPGRTNIGDLVYLGDVVRTGADGRVGINFSDGTSFNLSSNAHMALDQYVYDPDGKSNSTLFNLTRGTFTFVAGSIARTGDMKVDTPVATMGIRGTTPHIEISDDGTAKFATLIEEGKSSILKKPAAAAPPPPDRGINRKLNICRGC, from the coding sequence TTGGTCGCTGGCTTCGTTTTGGCGCTCTCCAGCTTCTTGCCGAGTGCGGCTCGCGCGCAAACTGAATCCGCCAAGCCCGCCGTTGGGAGCTCATCATCCAAACCCATCGGGAAGGTGGTGGCGGCCACAGGCTCGGTCACAATCGAACATGCGGGCGCAGTGGTCGTTCAGGCGGGTGTCTCGGGCGAGCCCGGTCGGACCAACATCGGTGATCTCGTATATCTCGGTGACGTGGTGCGGACCGGAGCCGACGGTCGAGTCGGCATCAACTTTTCCGATGGCACCTCGTTCAATCTATCAAGTAACGCCCATATGGCGTTGGACCAGTATGTGTACGACCCGGACGGCAAATCCAATTCGACCCTGTTCAATCTCACCAGGGGAACGTTCACTTTTGTTGCCGGCAGTATCGCAAGGACCGGCGACATGAAGGTCGATACTCCCGTCGCGACGATGGGAATCCGAGGCACGACGCCGCATATCGAAATTTCGGACGATGGGACCGCCAAATTTGCGACCCTTATCGAAGAGGGCAAGAGCAGTATCCTGAAGAAGCCCGCGGCAGCCGCGCCGCCGCCGCCCGATCGAGGCATCAATCGCAAGCTCAACATCTGCCGGGGATGCTGA
- a CDS encoding flagellar biosynthetic protein FliO: MQAVTFILAFIAVLAVIGGLAWAVRRFATNRLGTNTQRGRMPRLAVIDAAAVDGRRRLVLVRRDNVEHLLMIGGPTDIVVEPNILRAAPSRDQLPQRPGSAEPPRLAPMPDAGGWDESPRPESLDLPEPQMPEPPPRPARPSFADEVRRPAPALAERRSDPLAGFTAEPIAPRPEREPRPEQMRPEPIPPRVPRSEPMMPRPPRGNEAPAPRVPPVRAERAAAPPPPPPPAPPSPPPPPAPSSAEQNLAEMAQRLEAALRRPAGETVAPPVAPEPPSAPAPRPSRSDAPAAPAKTSFENLEDEMASLLGRPKPPS; encoded by the coding sequence ATGCAGGCTGTGACCTTTATCTTAGCATTCATCGCCGTTCTGGCGGTGATCGGCGGCTTGGCATGGGCGGTTCGCCGATTCGCGACCAACCGGCTGGGTACCAATACGCAGCGCGGCAGGATGCCCCGGCTTGCCGTGATCGACGCCGCGGCCGTGGATGGCCGCCGTCGCCTGGTTCTGGTCCGACGCGACAATGTCGAACATCTCTTGATGATCGGCGGCCCGACCGACATCGTCGTGGAACCGAATATCTTGCGCGCGGCCCCGAGCCGCGATCAACTGCCGCAACGGCCGGGCAGCGCCGAGCCGCCACGCCTGGCTCCGATGCCGGATGCCGGCGGTTGGGACGAAAGCCCGCGGCCCGAGTCGCTCGACCTTCCCGAGCCGCAGATGCCGGAGCCGCCGCCGCGCCCCGCGCGTCCCTCCTTCGCCGACGAAGTGCGCCGTCCGGCGCCGGCACTCGCCGAACGCCGCAGCGACCCGCTCGCAGGATTTACGGCCGAGCCGATCGCGCCGCGCCCCGAGCGCGAGCCAAGGCCTGAACAGATGAGGCCCGAACCGATCCCGCCGCGCGTGCCGCGCAGCGAGCCGATGATGCCGCGTCCGCCGCGTGGCAACGAAGCGCCGGCACCGCGGGTGCCGCCGGTCCGTGCCGAACGCGCGGCCGCGCCGCCACCACCGCCCCCGCCCGCGCCGCCGTCTCCTCCGCCGCCGCCCGCCCCGTCGAGCGCCGAGCAGAATCTCGCGGAGATGGCGCAACGCCTGGAAGCAGCCCTGCGCCGCCCGGCCGGTGAGACGGTCGCTCCGCCCGTCGCGCCCGAGCCGCCGTCCGCGCCGGCGCCACGCCCGTCGCGCAGCGACGCACCCGCCGCGCCTGCAAAGACGAGCTTTGAAAACCTCGAAGACGAGATGGCCTCCCTGCTCGGCCGTCCGAAGCCCCCTTCGTGA
- the flgC gene encoding flagellar basal body rod protein FlgC, with translation MANDSSDFGRSMAIATSGLRAQAGRIRVISENIANAESTAQSAGGDPYRRKVPTFSSALDRTLDAQVVTLGKIKPDQSNFRVKYEPNNPAADASGNVKYPNVNSMVEMTDMRDAQRSYEANLNIISATRRMIQRTLDILKT, from the coding sequence ATGGCGAATGACAGCAGTGACTTCGGCCGTTCAATGGCGATTGCGACCTCCGGCCTGCGCGCGCAGGCCGGGCGCATCCGGGTGATCTCGGAAAACATCGCCAACGCGGAATCGACCGCGCAGAGCGCCGGCGGCGATCCCTATCGCCGCAAGGTGCCGACCTTCTCCTCCGCGCTCGACCGCACGCTCGACGCGCAGGTGGTGACGCTCGGCAAGATCAAGCCCGACCAGTCGAACTTCCGCGTCAAATACGAGCCGAACAATCCGGCGGCGGACGCCAGCGGCAACGTCAAATATCCGAACGTGAACTCGATGGTCGAAATGACCGACATGCGCGACGCGCAGCGGTCCTACGAGGCCAACCTCAACATCATCAGTGCGACGCGCCGGATGATCCAGCGCACGCTCGACATCCTCAAGACCTGA
- a CDS encoding GIY-YIG nuclease family protein — protein sequence MKQPCVYMFANRRNGTIYTGVTSNPPRRAYEHREGLVKGFSSKYGCKLLVWYELHATMIDAITREKQIKGGSRAKKVALIESLNPDWKDLYDTLV from the coding sequence ATGAAGCAGCCGTGCGTCTACATGTTCGCGAACCGCCGGAACGGGACGATCTATACCGGCGTAACCTCCAACCCACCACGTCGCGCTTACGAGCACCGTGAGGGATTGGTGAAGGGCTTTTCGTCGAAATACGGCTGCAAGCTACTCGTCTGGTACGAGCTGCATGCCACCATGATCGACGCAATCACGCGAGAGAAGCAGATCAAGGGCGGCAGCCGCGCAAAGAAGGTTGCGTTGATCGAGAGTCTAAATCCGGACTGGAAAGACCTGTACGACACGCTGGTCTAG
- a CDS encoding tetratricopeptide repeat protein translates to MARKAAAGFWSRARALARGMSRHVRLPPTLAACLLIGLTAATPARADPIRGEATFSAAGGFARLVIKLGEDVPSEVTTAGSILIIRFDRPVDVPVDRVPESAPDYVNSARRDPDGGAIRLSLARRVTVNTMNAGERTFIDLLPEGWKGPPPSLPMDVVKELAERARVAERALRTQRAVAESKKRPPVRVRASVQPTFVRFVFEMPDGVGVSSIFNEQKLTLAFNAALNIDLADAIIAAPSNVASIKQKTDVDQTTVEFVLIGESDVHNFRDDKNFVVDVAFQPGDKKKAAPGAESLLAPAKPVAEPKPSAEHGPKAAVEKPKEQQVQREITPPTSEMIAREAKIGVKPVETGPEQAAAAPAADAPKSSPPVTEPASSQAHAIEAPKPVTTEAPAPVAPAKPTVAEAPKEMPKETAKETAKEAAKETVKEAPKPAAPATAEVPAQPGADTVASVEARRDSDGLRVLLPLTVATPAAAFRRGDTVWLVFDSAKPIDFEPIRAKGGAMIGEVSRMALDKGQVVRIRLTRPLVYSLTTEDVGKETNWLLTLADKIPASPLPLMMMRNITDPALANIAIPFTNPGLLHKVTDPDAGDTLFVVTAQRPVRGFIKRQDMVDLSLLESAHGIAIRPNSEEVAVEVGLDKVLLGKKGGLTLSPVDVSAERAPTAVRPLFNVEEWRKGQSENFMTRQPALLAAISAVEPAQRSVPRLDLAHFYMSRAMYYEAKAVTDVMLSDPQNKEESNALVMHAIASILIGRPAQGLKDLANPVIGNSHDSQLWKALAYARQGKWADAREKFKNVEFAIASLPLDIQRIVTMDAMRASLEVKDYAGASKRRSELEVVGVPPEMKASFGVLRGRLAEALGHDKDALDDYKFAVASSDRPAAAEAKQLEVALRQKRDEISKEDALRDLETLAVTWRGDTIEVKTLQLLARMYADIGRYSEALAAARTATKLQPNAEASRQAQDLASDLFVQIFLGPKGDNLAPIEALAMFFEFRELTPIGRRGDELIRRLADRLASIDLLDQAAELLQYQVDHRLEGAARAQVAARLAMVYLANRKPDMAISALRASRISDLSGELRQQRLLLEARAQSDVGRHDLALDIVSNVAGREAIRLRSDIFWAARRWRESAEQIELYYGERYRDFKPLNAVEKSDVVRAAVGFALADDSIGLSRFREKYAPLMSDGADRAAFDIASKPAASSSAEFVEIAKLAASVDTLDGFLREMKARFPDATARAPASPQAKDNTDHTGSLPEIKPVRQIKMTR, encoded by the coding sequence ATGGCGCGAAAGGCTGCCGCTGGATTTTGGTCGCGAGCCCGCGCCTTGGCGCGAGGCATGTCGCGTCATGTCCGCTTGCCGCCGACATTGGCTGCCTGCCTCCTGATCGGCCTCACCGCCGCGACGCCGGCACGGGCCGATCCAATCCGGGGGGAGGCGACCTTTTCGGCCGCGGGCGGCTTTGCGCGGCTCGTCATCAAGCTCGGCGAAGATGTCCCGTCCGAGGTCACCACCGCCGGCTCGATTCTGATCATCCGCTTCGACCGGCCCGTCGACGTTCCCGTCGACCGGGTCCCGGAGAGCGCCCCTGACTACGTCAACTCCGCCCGCCGCGATCCCGATGGCGGGGCGATCCGGCTGTCGCTGGCGCGGCGCGTCACCGTCAACACCATGAATGCCGGCGAGCGCACCTTCATCGACCTGCTGCCGGAGGGCTGGAAGGGGCCGCCGCCGAGCCTGCCCATGGACGTCGTAAAGGAACTGGCAGAGCGCGCGCGCGTCGCCGAGCGCGCGCTCCGGACGCAGCGTGCGGTTGCCGAAAGCAAGAAGCGGCCGCCGGTACGCGTGCGCGCGTCCGTGCAGCCGACCTTCGTGCGCTTCGTGTTCGAGATGCCCGACGGGGTCGGCGTGTCGTCGATCTTCAACGAGCAAAAGCTGACGCTCGCCTTCAACGCCGCGCTCAATATCGACCTTGCCGACGCCATCATCGCAGCACCCTCGAACGTCGCGTCGATCAAGCAGAAGACCGACGTCGATCAGACCACCGTCGAATTCGTGCTGATCGGCGAGTCCGACGTGCACAATTTCCGTGACGACAAGAACTTCGTCGTCGACGTCGCCTTCCAGCCGGGCGACAAGAAGAAGGCTGCGCCTGGCGCGGAGTCGCTGCTTGCGCCGGCAAAGCCTGTGGCCGAGCCAAAACCTTCAGCCGAACACGGACCGAAGGCGGCCGTCGAGAAGCCGAAAGAGCAGCAGGTCCAACGCGAGATCACCCCGCCCACCTCGGAAATGATCGCCCGCGAGGCCAAGATCGGCGTCAAGCCCGTCGAGACCGGGCCGGAGCAGGCGGCGGCAGCACCGGCCGCGGATGCGCCGAAGTCGTCGCCGCCCGTGACCGAGCCCGCCTCGTCGCAAGCGCACGCGATCGAGGCGCCCAAGCCTGTCACGACCGAGGCACCCGCGCCCGTTGCCCCGGCGAAGCCGACGGTTGCGGAAGCGCCGAAGGAGATGCCCAAGGAAACGGCAAAGGAAACTGCCAAGGAAGCTGCCAAGGAGACGGTCAAGGAAGCGCCGAAGCCCGCGGCGCCTGCGACCGCCGAAGTACCTGCCCAGCCAGGTGCAGATACCGTCGCAAGCGTCGAAGCGCGCCGCGACAGCGATGGCCTGCGCGTGCTGCTGCCGCTAACGGTGGCAACGCCGGCGGCCGCATTCCGTCGCGGCGACACGGTGTGGCTGGTGTTCGACAGCGCAAAGCCGATCGACTTCGAACCGATCCGCGCCAAGGGCGGCGCGATGATCGGCGAGGTCAGTCGCATGGCGCTGGACAAGGGGCAGGTGGTCCGCATCCGGCTGACCCGGCCGCTGGTCTACTCGCTGACGACGGAGGACGTTGGCAAGGAGACCAACTGGCTGCTCACGCTTGCCGACAAGATCCCGGCCTCGCCGTTGCCGCTGATGATGATGCGCAACATCACCGATCCGGCGCTCGCCAACATCGCCATTCCCTTTACAAACCCCGGCCTGCTGCACAAGGTCACCGATCCCGACGCCGGCGACACGCTGTTCGTCGTCACCGCGCAGCGCCCGGTGCGCGGCTTCATCAAGCGTCAGGATATGGTCGACCTGTCGCTGCTCGAATCCGCGCACGGCATCGCCATCCGTCCCAACTCGGAAGAGGTCGCCGTCGAGGTCGGCCTGGACAAGGTGCTGCTCGGCAAGAAGGGCGGATTGACGCTGTCGCCGGTCGACGTCTCGGCGGAACGCGCTCCGACCGCGGTGCGGCCGCTCTTCAACGTCGAGGAATGGCGCAAGGGCCAGTCCGAAAACTTCATGACGCGCCAGCCGGCGCTGCTCGCGGCAATCTCGGCCGTCGAGCCGGCGCAGCGCTCCGTCCCGCGGCTCGACCTCGCGCATTTCTACATGTCACGCGCCATGTACTACGAAGCCAAGGCCGTGACCGACGTCATGCTCTCCGATCCCCAGAACAAGGAGGAGAGCAACGCGCTGGTCATGCATGCAATCGCCAGCATCCTGATCGGCCGTCCGGCGCAGGGCCTGAAGGATCTCGCCAATCCCGTGATCGGCAACAGCCACGATTCGCAATTGTGGAAGGCGCTCGCCTATGCGCGCCAGGGCAAGTGGGCCGATGCGCGTGAAAAGTTCAAGAACGTCGAATTCGCCATTGCCTCGCTGCCGCTCGACATCCAGCGCATCGTCACCATGGACGCGATGCGCGCTTCGCTCGAGGTGAAGGACTATGCCGGCGCCTCCAAGCGCCGCAGCGAGCTCGAAGTCGTCGGTGTTCCGCCGGAGATGAAAGCTTCCTTCGGGGTGTTGCGCGGCCGGCTCGCCGAGGCGCTTGGCCACGACAAGGATGCGCTCGACGACTACAAGTTCGCGGTTGCCTCCAGCGATCGTCCGGCCGCGGCCGAAGCCAAGCAACTCGAGGTCGCGCTTCGGCAGAAGCGCGACGAGATCAGCAAGGAAGACGCGCTTCGCGACCTCGAAACGCTGGCGGTAACCTGGCGCGGCGACACGATCGAGGTGAAGACGCTCCAGTTGCTGGCCCGGATGTATGCCGACATCGGACGGTATTCGGAGGCACTCGCGGCCGCGCGCACCGCAACCAAGCTTCAGCCGAACGCGGAAGCCTCACGGCAGGCGCAGGATCTGGCGTCCGACCTGTTCGTGCAGATATTCCTGGGGCCGAAGGGCGACAATCTGGCGCCGATCGAGGCGCTCGCGATGTTCTTCGAATTTCGCGAGCTGACGCCGATCGGCCGGCGCGGCGACGAGTTGATCCGGCGGCTCGCCGACCGTCTGGCGTCGATCGACCTGCTCGATCAGGCTGCCGAACTCCTGCAATATCAGGTCGACCATCGTCTGGAAGGCGCGGCGCGCGCCCAGGTCGCGGCGCGTCTTGCGATGGTCTATCTCGCCAACCGCAAGCCGGACATGGCGATCTCGGCGCTGCGCGCCAGCCGCATCAGCGACCTCTCGGGTGAATTGCGCCAGCAGCGCCTGTTGCTGGAGGCGCGCGCGCAGAGCGACGTCGGCCGCCATGATCTCGCGCTCGACATCGTGTCCAACGTGGCGGGGCGCGAGGCGATCCGGCTGCGCTCCGACATCTTCTGGGCGGCGCGGCGCTGGCGTGAATCCGCCGAGCAGATCGAGCTCTATTACGGCGAGCGTTATCGCGACTTCAAGCCGCTCAACGCGGTCGAGAAGAGCGACGTGGTCCGTGCTGCGGTCGGCTTTGCGCTCGCCGACGACTCCATCGGCCTGTCGCGGTTCCGCGAAAAGTACGCCCCGCTGATGAGCGATGGCGCCGACCGTGCTGCCTTCGACATCGCGAGCAAGCCGGCTGCGTCCTCCAGCGCCGAATTCGTCGAGATCGCAAAACTTGCCGCCAGCGTCGACACGCTCGACGGCTTCCTGCGCGAGATGAAGGCCCGTTTCCCGGACGCCACCGCGCGCGCGCCGGCCTCGCCCCAGGCCAAGGACAATACCGACCACACCGGATCGCTGCCCGAGATCAAGCCCGTGAGGCAGATCAAGATGACCCGGTAG
- the fliE gene encoding flagellar hook-basal body complex protein FliE, with translation MASPTIAANAYANLARVLQNSGPGKGAEAPGQSFASVLKDAVGSVMESGRKSDAQSVAMASGKANVMDVVTAVAETDVAVSTLVSVRDRVIQAYEDIMKMPI, from the coding sequence ATGGCTTCGCCGACAATTGCCGCCAACGCTTATGCCAACCTCGCGCGCGTGCTGCAGAACAGCGGTCCCGGCAAGGGCGCGGAAGCGCCGGGCCAGTCCTTTGCCTCGGTGTTGAAGGACGCCGTCGGCAGCGTCATGGAGAGCGGCCGCAAGTCAGATGCGCAGTCGGTCGCCATGGCGAGCGGCAAGGCGAACGTGATGGATGTGGTGACGGCGGTTGCCGAAACCGACGTCGCGGTCTCGACGCTCGTCTCGGTCCGCGATCGCGTGATCCAGGCCTACGAAGACATCATGAAGATGCCGATCTGA
- the fliP gene encoding flagellar type III secretion system pore protein FliP (The bacterial flagellar biogenesis protein FliP forms a type III secretion system (T3SS)-type pore required for flagellar assembly.), translated as MRPSAFPRRVLFFSVLIGAAALAVPAAAQDISINLGGGQGGGGVTERAIQLIALLTVLSIAPSILIMMTSFTRIVVVLSLLRTAMGTATAPPNSVIIALAMFLTAFVMGPILQKSYDDGIRPLVANQIAVEDALQRASVPLRGFMQKNVREKDLKLFMDLSGEPPPATPDDLSLRILVPAFMISELKRAFEIGFLLFLPFLIIDLVVASVLMSMGMMMLPPAVVSLPFKLIFFVLVDGWSLVAGSLVQSYGG; from the coding sequence GTGAGGCCCTCGGCTTTCCCGCGTAGAGTTCTTTTCTTTTCAGTTCTGATCGGCGCCGCTGCTCTCGCGGTGCCTGCGGCTGCGCAGGACATCAGCATCAATCTCGGCGGCGGCCAGGGCGGCGGTGGCGTCACCGAACGCGCGATCCAGCTCATCGCCCTGCTCACGGTGCTGTCGATTGCGCCGTCGATCCTGATCATGATGACGTCGTTCACGCGCATTGTGGTCGTGCTGTCGCTGCTGCGCACCGCGATGGGGACGGCGACAGCGCCGCCGAACTCGGTGATCATCGCGCTTGCGATGTTCCTCACCGCCTTCGTGATGGGCCCGATACTGCAAAAATCCTATGACGATGGTATCCGGCCGCTGGTCGCAAACCAGATCGCGGTCGAGGACGCGCTGCAGCGCGCCTCGGTGCCGCTGCGCGGCTTCATGCAGAAGAACGTGCGCGAGAAGGATCTCAAACTCTTCATGGATCTCTCCGGCGAACCGCCGCCGGCAACGCCCGATGATTTGTCGCTGCGCATCCTCGTCCCCGCCTTCATGATCTCGGAATTGAAGCGCGCCTTCGAGATCGGCTTCCTCCTGTTCCTCCCCTTCCTCATCATCGACCTCGTCGTCGCCTCCGTCCTGATGTCGATGGGCATGATGATGCTGCCGCCGGCAGTGGTGTCGCTGCCGTTCAAGCTGATCTTCTTCGTGCTGGTCGACGGCTGGTCGCTGGTCGCGGGAAGTCTGGTGCAGAGTTACGGGGGGTAG
- the fliQ gene encoding flagellar biosynthesis protein FliQ: protein MTGPETLDVARDAIWTIVIVSSPLMVVGLVVGVVVSLFQALTQIQEQTLIYVPKILAIFATMLLALPFMADSLHAHMLRISSRIIGG, encoded by the coding sequence ATGACCGGACCCGAAACCCTCGATGTCGCGCGCGATGCGATCTGGACCATCGTGATCGTGTCGTCGCCCCTCATGGTCGTCGGCCTCGTGGTCGGTGTCGTGGTGTCGCTGTTCCAGGCGCTGACGCAGATCCAGGAGCAGACGCTGATCTACGTGCCAAAGATCCTGGCGATCTTCGCCACAATGCTATTGGCGCTGCCGTTCATGGCTGACTCGCTCCATGCCCACATGCTGCGGATATCGTCGCGAATCATCGGCGGCTGA